The following coding sequences lie in one Pan paniscus chromosome X, NHGRI_mPanPan1-v2.0_pri, whole genome shotgun sequence genomic window:
- the ZBED1 gene encoding E3 SUMO-protein ligase ZBED1, whose amino-acid sequence MENKSLESSQTDLKLVAHPRAKSKVWKYFGFDTNAEGCILQWKKIYCRICMAQIAYSGNTSNLSYHLEKNHPEEFCEFVKSNTEQMREAFATAFSKLKPESSQQPGQDALAVKAGHGYDSKKQQELTAAVLGLICEGLYPASIVDEPTFKVLLKTADPRYELPSRKYISTKAIPEKYGAVREVILKELAEATWCGISTDMWRSENQNRAYVTLAAHFLGLGAPNCLSMGSRCLKTFEVPEENTAETITRVLYEVFIEWGISAKVFGATTNYGKDIVKACSLLDVAVHMPCLGHTFNAGIQQAFQLPKLGALLSRCRKLVEYFQQSAVAMYMLYEKQKQQNVAHCMLVSNRVSWWGSTLAMLQRLKEQQFVIAGVLVEDSNNHHLMLEAGEWATIEGLVELLQPFKQVAEMLSASRYPTISMVKPLLHMLLNTTLNIKETDSKELSMAKEVIAKELSKTYQETPEIDMFLNVATFLDPRYKRLPFLSAFERQQVENRVVEEAKGLLDKVKDGGYRPAEDKIFPVPEEPPVKKLLRTSTPPPASVINNMLAEIFCQTGGVEDQEEWHAQVVEELSNFKSQKVLGLNEDPLKWWSDRLALFPLLPKVLQKYWCVTATRVAPERLFGSAANVVSAKRNRLAPAHVDEQVFLYENARSGAEAEPEDQDEGEWGLDQEQVFSLGDGVSGGFFGIRDSSFL is encoded by the coding sequence ATGGAGAATAAAAGCCTGGAGAGCTCCCAGACAGACCTGAAGCTGGTGGCCCACCCCCGCGCCAAGAGCAAGGTGTGGAAGTATTTCGGCTTCGACACCAACGCCGAGGGATGCATCCTGCAGTGGAAGAAAATCTACTGCCGCATCTGCATGGCCCAGATCGCCTACTCCGGAAACACCTCCAACCTGTCCTACCACCTGGAGAAGAACCACCCCGAGGAATTCTGCGAGTTCGTCAAGAGCAACACGGAGCAGATGCGTGAGGCCTTCGCCACCGCCTTCTCCAAGCTGAAGCCCGAGTCGTCCCAGCAGCCCGGGCAGGACGCGCTGGCCGTCAAGGCCGGCCACGGCTACGACAGCAAGAAGCAGCAGGAGCTGACGGCCGCCGTGCTGGGCCTCATCTGCGAGGGGCTGTACCCGGCCTCCATCGTGGACGAGCCCACCTTCAAGGTGCTGCTGAAGACGGCCGACCCCCGGTATGAGCTGCCCAGCCGGAAGTACATCTCTACCAAGGCCATCCCTGAGAAGTACGGGGCCGTCCGGGAGGTGATCCTGAAGGAGCTGGCCGAGGCCACCTGGTGTGGCATCTCCACCGACATGTGGAGGAGTGAGAATCAGAACCGCGCCTACGTCACGCTGGCCGCCCACTTCCTGGGCCTGGGCGCCCCCAACTGCCTGTCCATGGGCTCCCGCTGCCTGAAGACCTTCGAGGTGCCCGAAGAGAACACGGCGGAGACCATCACGCGGGTGCTCTATGAGGTCTTCATCGAGTGGGGCATCAGCGCCAAGGTCTTCGGGGCCACCACCAACTACGGCAAGGACATCGTGAAGGCGTGCTCCCTGCTGGACGTCGCAGTGCACATGCCCTGCCTGGGCCACACCTTCAATGCCGGCATCCAGCAGGCCTTCCAGCTCCCGAAGCTGGGGGCGCTGCTGTCGCGCTGCCGCAAACTGGTGGAGTACTTCCAGCAGTCTGCCGTGGCCATGTACATGCTCTATgagaagcagaagcagcagaACGTGGCCCACTGCATGCTGGTGAGCAACCGCGTCTCCTGGTGGGGGAGCACGCTGGCCATGCTGCAGCGCCTCAAGGAGCAGCAGTTCGTCATCGCCGGGGTCTTGGTGGAGGACAGCAACAACCACCACCTCATGCTGGAGGCCGGCGAGTGGGCCACCATCGAGGGGCTGGTGGAGCTCCTGCAGCCCTTCAAGCAGGTGGCCGAGATGCTGTCGGCCTCCAGGTACCCCACCATCAGCATGGTGAAGCCGCTGCTGCACATGCTCCTGAACACCACGCTCAACATCAAGGAGACCGACTCCAAGGAGCTCAGCATGGCCAAGGAGGTCATCGCCAAGGAGCTTTCCAAGACCTACCAGGAGACGCCCGAGATCGACATGTTTCTCAACGTGGCCACCTTCCTGGACCCCCGCTACAAGAGGCTGCCCTTCCTCTCCGCCTTCGAGCGGCAGCAGGTGGAGAACCGCGTGGTGGAAGAGGCCAAGGGCCTGCTGGACAAGGTCAAAGACGGCGGCTACCGGCCGGCGGAGGACAAGATCTTCCCGGTGCCCGAGGAGCCTCCCGTCAAGAAGCTCCTGCGGACGTCCACGCCGCCGCCCGCCAGCGTCATCAACAACATGCTGGCCGAGATCTTCTGCCAGACGGGCGGTGTGGAGGACCAGGAGGAGTGGCACGCCCAGGTGGTGGAGGAGCTGAGCAACTTCAAGTCCCAGAAGGTGCTTGGCCTCAACGAAGACCCCCTCAAGTGGTGGTCAGACCGCCTGGCCCTCTTCCCCCTGCTGCCCAAGGTGCTGCAGAAGTACTGGTGCGTGACGGCCACGCGCGTCGCCCCCGAGCGTCTCTTCGGTTCCGCCGCCAACGTGGTCAGCGCCAAGAGGAACCGGCTGGCTCCCGCGCACGTGGACGAGCAGGTGTTTCTGTATGAGAACGCCCGGAGTGGGGCGGAGGCGGAACCCGAGGACCAGGACGAGGGGGAGTGGGGCCTGGACCAGGAGCAGGTGTTCTCCTTGGGGGATGGCGTCAGCGGCGGTTTCTTTGGCATTAGGGACAGCAGCTTCCTGTAG